A genomic segment from Cyprinus carpio isolate SPL01 chromosome A4, ASM1834038v1, whole genome shotgun sequence encodes:
- the LOC109067996 gene encoding voltage-dependent L-type calcium channel subunit alpha-1C-like isoform X3, whose protein sequence is MLRGLFSRRRLKHERLQEEVEERFKGKLVSERELGYTFVRPGGSNYSSPSLAPVPSLNEDERVGGGGGVLGLAPEHIPTPGASLSWQAAIDAARQAKLMGTSGAPISTASSTQRKRQHYTKPKKQASTASTRPPRALLCLTLKNPIRRACINIVEWKPFEIIILMTIFANCVALAVYIPFPEDDSNATNSNLERVEYLFLIIFTVEAFLKVIAYGLLCHPNAYLRNGWNLLDFIIVVVGLFSAILEQATKGDGGTSMGGKAAGFDVKALRAFRVLRPLRLVSGVPSLQVVLNSIIKAMVPLLHIALLVLFVIIIYAIIGLELFMGKMHRTCFFFKDGLKGPISEEKPAPCAPSSTHGRHCSMANITQCMMGWAGPNDGITNFDNFAFAMLTVFQCITMEGWTDVLYWMQDAMGYELPWVYFVSLVIFGSFFVLNLVLGVLSGEFSKEREKAKARGDFQKLREKQQLEEDLKGYLDWITQAEDIDPENDDDGLDDDKPRNLSMPASENESVNTDNAPAGDMEGETCCTRMANRISKSKFSRYSRRWNRLCRRTCRAAVKSNVFYWLVIFLVFLNTLTIASEHHQQPDWLTNVQDIANKVLLALFTGEMLLKMYSLGLQAYFVSLFNRFDSFVVCGGILETILVETKIMSPLGISVLRCVRLLRIFKITRYWNSLSNLVASLLNSVRSIASLLLLLFLFIIIFSLLGMQLFGGKFNFDETRRSTFDNFPQSLLTVFQILTGEDWNSVMYDGIMAYGGPSFPGMLVCIYFIILFICGNYILLNVFLAIAVDNLADAESLTSAQKEEEEEKERKKLARTASPEKRQNSEKPPLEDEKKEEKIELKSITSDGETATKINIDEYTGEENEEKNPYPVNDFPGEEDDEEPEMPVGPRPRPLSDIQLKEKAVPMPEARAFFIFSPNNKFRVLCHKIVNHNIFTNLILFFILLSSISLAAEDPVNNDSFRNQILGYADYVFTGIFTIEIILKMTAYGAFLHKGSFCRNYFNILDLVVVSVSLISSGVQSSAINVVKILRVLRVLRPLRAINRAKGLKHVVQCVFVAIRTIGNIVIVTTLLQFMFACIGVQLFKGKFFYCTDTSKQTHSECRGSYILYKDGNVGKPEKAQRSWENSDFNFDDVLQGMMALFAVSTFEGWPGLLYRAIDSHTEDVGPIYNYRVIISIFFIIYIIIIAFFMMNIFVGFVIVTFQEQGEQEYKNCELDKNQRQCVEYALKARPLRRYIPKNPYQYKVWYVVNSTYFEYLMFTLILLNTICLAMQHHGQSQSFSKAMNILNMLFTGLFTVEMILKLIAFKPRGYFSDPWNVFDFLIVIGSIIDVILSEINHYFVDAWNTFDALIVVGSVVDIAITEVNPADPSSSPPSSVVRPMGLQNTEDNARISITFFRLFRVMRLVKLLSRGEGIRTLLWTFIKSFQALPYVALLIVMLFFIYAVIGMQMFGKIALRDNSQINRNNNFQTFPQAVLLLFRCATGEAWQEIMLACSPNRPCEKGSEVSHNSEDCGSHFAIIYFVSFYMLCAFLIINLFVAVIMDNFDYLTRDWSILGPHHLDEFKRIWAEYDPEAKGRIKHLDVVTLLRRIQPPLGFGKLCPHRVACKRLVSMNMPLNSDGTVMFNATLFALVRTALRIKTEGVKMSYTHVQFISMQKINSHANIHAPKSHCLYLFVSGNLEQANEELRAIVKKIWKRTSMKLLDQVVPPAGDDEVTVGKFYATFLIQEYFRKFKKRKEQGLVAKIPPKTALSLQAGLRTLHDMGPEIRRAISGDLTVEEELERAMKETVCAASEDDIFRRSGGLFGNHVNYYHQSDGHASFPQSFTTQRPLHISKSGSPGETESPSHQKLVDSTFTPSSYSSSGSNANINNANNTAIGHRYPKPTVSTVDGHTGPPLTTVPLPRPTWCFPNKRSCFYDTFMRSDSSDSRLPIIRREEASTDETYDETLLDERDQTMLSMDMMEFQDEESKQLAPMVEADVGEERRPWQSPRRRAFLCPTALGRRSSFHLECLRKHNRPDVSQKTALPLHLVHHQALAVAGLSPLLRRSHSPTLFTRLCSTPPASPSGRGGGGPCYQPVPSLRLEGSGSYEKLNSSMPSVNCSSWYSDSNGNHRGSVQRTQRPVSLTVPPVTRRDSISVAHGSACSLVEAVLISEGLGHYAQDPSFIQVAKQELADACDMTMEEMENAADNILNANAPPNANGNLLPFIQCRDTGSQESRCSHTLNLSTATGSDELLGVELECSEGAGQRNSTLMEDEDMECVTSL, encoded by the exons GAacgggtggagtatctctttctGATCATTTTTACGGTGGAAGCATTTCTCAAAGTTATTGCATACGGGTTGCTGTGTCACCCTAATGCATACCTGCGGAATGGCTGGAACTTGTTGGATTTCATCATCGTGGTGGTAGG gctGTTCAGTGCAATATTAGAGCAGGCCACTAAAGGGGATGGTGGGACTTCAATGGGAGGCAAGGCTGCAGGGTTTGATGTAAAAGCCCTGCGAGCCTTTAGAGTGTTGAGACCTCTGAGACTCGTATCTGGAGTACCta GTTTACAGGTGGTGCTGAACTCCATCATTAAAGCCATGGTTCCCCTCCTGCACATCGCTCTGCTCGTTCTGTTCGTCATCATCATTTATGCCATCATCGGCCTAGAGCTCTTCATGGGCAAGATGCACAGAACTTGTTTTTTCTTCAAAGATGGACTCAAAG GTCCTATATCTGAAGAGAAGCCGGCCCCCTGCGCCCCAAGCTCCACCCATGGACGACACTGCTCCATGGCCAACATAACACAGTGCATGATGGGATGGGCAGGCCCAAATGATGGAATCACGAACTTTGATAACTTTGCATTTGCCATGCTAACTGTGTTTCAATGCATCACGATGGAGGGCTGGACTGACGTCCTGTACTGG ATGCAGGATGCCATGGGTTATGAGCTTCCGTGGGTCTATTTTGTCAGTCTGGTCATCTTTGGATCCTTTTTCGTTCTAAATCTGGTTCTGGGTGTGTTGAGCGG AGAGTTCTCTAAAGAGCGAGAAAAGGCCAAAGCACGCGGTGATTTCCAGAAGCTCCGTGAGAAGCAGCAGCTGGAGGAGGATCTAAAGGGCTACCTGGACTGGATCACGCAGGCGGAGGATATCGACCCTGAGAACGATGACGACGGACTGGACGACGACAAGCCTAGAAATC TGAGTATGCCGGCCAGTGAAAATGAGTCTGTGAACACTGATAATGCTCCCGCTGGAGACATGGAGGGAGAGACCTGCTGTACTCGCATGGC AAATAGGATCTCCAAATCCAAATTCAG TCGATATTCACGCCGATGGAATCGGTTATGTCGGCGCACGTGCCGTGCAGCAGTGAAGTCAAATGTGTTCTACTGGCTGGTGATCTTCCTGGTGTTTTTGAACACACTTACTATCGCCTCTGAGCACCACCAGCAGCCAGACTGGCTCACCAATGTACAAG ATATCGCCAATAAGGTGTTGCTGGCTCTTTTTACCGGTGAGATGCTGCTGAAGATGTACAGCCTGGGTCTACAGGCCTATTTCGTCTCCCTTTTCAACCGCTTCGACAGTTTTGTGGTGTGCGGTGGAATTCTGGAGACTATCCTGGTAGAGACTAAGATCATGTCACCCCTCGGCATCTCTGTGCTGCGCTGTGTGCGTCTGCTCCGCATCTTCAAGATCACCAG GTACTGGAACTCTCTCAGTAATCTAGTGGCGTCTCTGCTGAACTCGGTGCGCTCTATCGCGTCCCTGCTTCTGCTGCTCTTCctgttcatcatcatcttcagtcTGCTCGGAATGCAGCTCTTTGGTGGCAAGTTCAACTTTGACGAGACGCGCCGCAGCACCTTCGATAACTTCCCGCAGTCTCTCCTCACCGTCTTTCAG ATTTTGACCGGAGAGGACTGGAACTCTGTGATGTATGATGGGATCATGGCATATGGTGGGCCCTCCTTTCCTGGCATGCttgtctgcatttatttcatcatcctcttcatctgCGGAAACT ACATCCTCCTGAATGTCTTCTTGGCCATTGCCGTGGACAACCTGGCAGACGCAGAGAGTCTGACATCTGcgcagaaagaggaagaggaggagaaagagaggaagaagcTGGCCAG AACGGCCAGTCCAGAGAAGCGGCAGAACTCTGAGAAACCACCTCTGGAGGatgaaaagaaagaggaaaagatTGAACTTAAATCCATCACTTCTGATGGAGAGACTGCCACCAAG ATCAACATAGATGAGTACACAGGGGAGGAGAATGAGGAGAAGAATCCATATCCTGTGAACGACTTCCCAG GAGAGGAGGACGATGAGGAGCCAGAGATGCCAGTAGGTCCTCGTCCACGTCCACTCTCTGACATTCAGCTGAAGGAGAAAGCTGTCCCCATGCCAGAAGCCAGGGCTTTCTTTATTTTCAGCCCCAATAACAA gTTCAGGGTTTTGTGTCATAAGATTGTAAACCACAACATCTTCACCAATTTAATCCTGTTCTTTATACTGCTGAGCAGTATTTCACTGGCAGCGGAGGACCCAGTGAATAATGACTCATTCAGGAATcag ATTCTAGGCTATGCAGATTACGTGTTTACAGGAATCTTCACCATAGAGATCATTCTGAag ATGACAGCGTATGGAGCATTCCTACATAAGGGTTCATTTTGTcggaattattttaatattttggatcTGGTGGTGGTCAGTGTGTCTCTGATCTCCTCTGGAGTTCA GTCAAGTGCCATTAATGTAGTAAAGATTCTCAGAGTGCTGAGGGTGTTGAGGCCCCTGAGAGCAATCAACAGAGCCAAGGGCCTCAAA CATGTggtccagtgtgtgtttgtagcCATCCGTACCATCGGGAACATCGTCATCGTCACCACTTTGCTGCAGTTCATGTTTGCCTGTATTGGTGTTCAACTTTTCAAG GGCAAATTCTTCTACTGCACAGACACCTCTAAACAGACACATTCCGAATGCAG aGGGTCCTATATATTATACAAAGATGGGAATGTTGGGAAACCAGAGAAAGCACAGCGTTCATGGGAGAACAGTGACTTCAACTTTGATGATGTCCTGCAGGGCATGATGGCTCTGTTTGCCGTATCCACTTTTGAGGGTTGGCCAGG GCTCCTCTACAGAGCCATTGACTCCCATACAGAGGATGTTGGCCCAATCTACAACTACCGTGTGATCATCTCTATATTCTTCATCAtctacatcatcatcatcgccTTCTTCATGATGAACATATTCGTAGGTTTCGTCATTGTGACATTTCAGGAGCAGGGAGAGCAAGAGTACAAAAACTGTGAGCTGGACAAGAACCAG CGTCAGTGTGTGGAATATGCCCTGAAGGCCCGTCCCCTGCGCAGGTACATCCCCAAGAACCCGTATCAGTATAAGGTTTGGTACGTGGTGAACTCTACCTACTTTGAGTACCTGATGTTCACCCTCATTCTTCTCAACACCATCTGCCTGGCCATGCAG CATCATGGCCAATCTCAGTCGTTCAGCAAAGCCATGAATATCCTCAACATGTTGTTCACCGGCCTCTTCACTGTGGAAATGATCCTCAAACTCATCGCCTTCAAACCCAGG GGTTACTTTAGTGACCCCTGGAATGTTTTTGACTTCCTCATCGTAATTGGCAGCATTATAGACGTCATTCTGAGTGAGATCAAC CATTATTTTGTTGATGCATGGAACACGTTTGATGCCCTTATTGTAGTGGGTAGTGTTGTTGATATAGCCATCACAGAGGTTAAC CCAGctgacccctcctcctctccCCCCTCCTCTGTGGTAAGACCAATG GGCCTCCAAAACACTGAAGATAACGCCAGGATCTCAATCACATTCTTTCGGCTGTTCCGTGTGATGAGGCTGGTGAAGCTCCTGTCTCGGGGAGAGGGCATTCGGACGCTGCTCTGGACCTTCATTAAATCCTTTCAG GCTCTTCCCTATGTTGCTTTGCTGATCGTGATGCTGTTCTTCATCTACGCCGTCATTGGGATGCAG ATGTTTGGTAAGATTGCCCTGAGGGACAACAGCCAGATCAACCGAAACAACAACTTTCAGACGTTTCCTCAGGCTGTTCTGCTGCTCTTCAg GTGTGCAACAGGGGAGGCATGGCAGGAAATCATGCTGGCCTGTTCTCCGAACCGCCCGTGTGAgaaggggtcagaggtcagccaCAACAGTGAAGACTGTGGCAGCCACTTTGCCATCATCTACTTTGTTAGCTTTTATATGCTTTGCGCCTTCCTG ATCATTAACCTCTTTGTGGCCGTCATCATGGACAACTTTGACTATTTGACACGTGACTGGTCGATATTGGGGCCGCATCACCTGGATGAGTTTAAGAGGATATGGGCAGAGTACGATCCTGAGGCCAA GGGACGGATAAAGCACCTGGATGTGGTGACGTTGCTGCGCAGGATTCAGCCTCCCCTTGGGTTTGGAAAGCTTTGTCCACATAGAGTGGCGTGCAAG CGGCTTGTGTCCATGAACATGCCTCTCAATAGTGACGGGACGGTGATGTTCAACGCAACTCTCTTTGCTCTAGTACGAACGGCTCTACGCATCAAAACGGAAGGTGTGAAAATGTCATATACACACGTGCAGTTCATAAGCATGCAGAAAATCAATTCACATGCCAACATACACGCACCGAAAAGTcactgtttgtatttgtttgtgtcaGGTAACCTGGAGCAAGCGAATGAGGAACTCAGGGCCATCGTGAAGAAGATCTGGAAGAGGACGAGCATGAAGCTGCTGGATCAAGTCGTTCCCCCTGCTGGAG ATGATGAAGTAACAGTGGGGAAGTTCTATGCCACATTCCTGATTCAGGAATACTTCAGGAAATTTAAGAAGCGCAAGGAACAGGGCCTGGTGGCCAAAATTCCTCCAAAGACTGCTCTTTCATTGCAG GCTGGCCTGCGTACACTGCATGATATGGGTCCTGAGATCAGAAGAGCGATATCAGGAGACCTGACTGTggaggaggagctggagagagCCATGAAGGAAACCGTGTGTGCTGCATCTGAGGATGATATCTTCAGG CGGTCTGGCGGTCTCTTCGGTAACCACGTCAACTACTACCACCAGAGTGACGGCCACGCCTCCTTCCCACAGTCCTTCACAACACAGCGGCCGTTGCACATCAGTAAATCCGGGAGTCCTGGCGAAACAGAATCTCCGTCTCATCAGAAGCTTGTTGACTCCACCTTCACTCCGAGCAGTTACTCTTCCTCAGGATCCAACGCAAACATTAACAACGCCAACAACACAGCCATCGGACACCGGTACCCCAAACCTACCGTCAGCACAGTGGACGGACACACGGGACCGCCCCTCACCACCGTCCCACTGCCACGGCCCACATGGTGCTTTCCTAACAAGAG GAGCTGTTTCTATGACACTTTCATGCG CTCTGATTCCAGTGACAGTCGTCTCCCTATAATCCGGCGAGAGGAAGCATCTACAGATGAGACGTACGATGAAACATTACTAGATGAGAGAGATCAGACCATGCTCTCCATGGACAT GATGGAATTTCAGGATGAAGAGAGCAAGCAGTTGGCTCCCATGGTGGAGGCGGATGTAGGGGAGGAGAGGAGGCCGTGGCAGTCTCCACGGCGACGGGCCTTTCTCTGCCCCACTGCACTgg GTCGACGGTCTTCCTTTCACTTGGAGTGTCTGAGAAAACATAACAGACCTGATGTTTCTCAGAAAACAGCACTACCACTGCATCTAGTGCATCATCAG GCTCTGGCTGTGGCAGGGTTGAGTCCCTTGCTGAGACGGAGTCATTCTCCGACGCTGTTCACGCGTCTGTGTTCCACACCTCCTGCGAGTCCCAGCGGCCGTGGCGGGGGAGGGCCGTGCTACCAGCCCGTTCCGTCTCTGCGGTTGGAGGGCAGCGGATCTTACGAGAAACTCAACAGCAGCATGCCGTCTGTGAACTGCAGCTCGTGGTACAGTGACAGTAATGGCAACCACAGGGGGAGCGTGCAGAGGACGCAGCGACCCGTGTCCCTCACGGTTCCTCCGGTCACACGCAGAGACTCCATATCCGTGGCACATGGGAGCGCCTGCAGCCTCGTGGAGGCG GTGTTGATATCCGAGGGTTTGGGTCACTATGCACAGGATCCCTCCTTCATCCAGGTAGCGAAGCAGGAACTAGCGGACGCCTGCGACATGACCATGGAGGAGATGGAGAACGCTGCCGACAACATTCTCAATGCCAACGCGCCACCCAATGCCAACGGAAACCTGCTACCCTTCATACAGTGCAGAGACACTGGCTCCCAGGAGTCCCGTTGCAGCCACACGCTGAACCTCTCGACCGCCACGGGCTCCGATGAGCTGCTGGGGGTGGAGTTAGAGTGCTCCGAGGGGGCGGGGCAGCGGAACAGCACTCTGATGGAGGACGAGGACATGGAGTGCGTGACCAGTTTGTAG